The proteins below are encoded in one region of Candidatus Eisenbacteria bacterium:
- a CDS encoding pyridoxal phosphate-dependent aminotransferase family protein, whose translation MDLFDKCGQFKEHHLAQKAGVYPYFLPISENHGTEVTIAGKRLIMAGSNNYLGLTKHPKVMAAAEDALRRFGTSNNGSRFLNGTLELHVELEERLAKFTRKEAALVYSTGYLTNLGSISALVDKGDVVILDKDAHACIVDGARLSYGDVKRFRHNDVRDLERVLNSLPPRTGKLVVVDGLYSMEGDLAPLPDIVRLAREYGARLLVDDAHGIGVLGARGAGACEAMGVEDQVDLVMGTFSKSFASVGGFIAGPRVVMDYLRHHARAMIFSASVTPASVAAALASLEIIETEPALRDRLRQISVKMRSGFRAQGLEVGSGKETPIVPIFIGDRMKTMQVWRKILDRGVFVNAIVVPAVAPGRDLLRTSYMASHKDEQLDYILKVVEEVHQEVGLELASKAG comes from the coding sequence GTGGACCTATTCGACAAGTGTGGTCAATTCAAAGAGCATCACCTGGCCCAGAAAGCCGGCGTTTACCCCTATTTTCTCCCGATATCCGAAAACCACGGCACCGAGGTCACGATCGCCGGGAAGCGGCTGATCATGGCTGGATCGAACAACTACCTCGGCCTGACGAAGCACCCCAAGGTCATGGCCGCCGCCGAGGACGCGCTCCGCCGCTTCGGCACATCGAACAACGGCTCGCGATTCCTGAACGGCACCCTCGAGCTCCACGTCGAGCTGGAGGAGAGGCTCGCCAAGTTCACGCGCAAGGAAGCGGCCCTCGTCTACTCGACCGGCTACCTGACGAACCTGGGCAGCATATCGGCGCTCGTCGACAAGGGCGACGTAGTCATCCTCGACAAGGATGCGCACGCCTGCATCGTGGACGGGGCGAGGCTCTCGTACGGTGACGTGAAGCGTTTCCGCCACAACGACGTTCGGGATCTGGAGCGCGTGCTGAACAGCCTGCCGCCCCGGACCGGCAAGCTGGTCGTGGTGGACGGGCTCTACAGCATGGAAGGCGATCTCGCGCCGCTCCCCGACATCGTGCGGCTCGCTCGGGAGTACGGCGCGCGGCTCCTGGTTGACGACGCGCACGGCATCGGCGTGCTCGGCGCCCGCGGCGCCGGGGCGTGCGAGGCGATGGGCGTCGAGGACCAGGTCGATCTCGTCATGGGCACGTTCAGCAAGTCGTTCGCCTCGGTGGGCGGGTTCATCGCTGGCCCCCGGGTGGTGATGGATTATCTGCGCCACCACGCGCGGGCGATGATCTTCAGCGCGAGCGTGACCCCCGCGAGCGTGGCGGCCGCGCTGGCTTCCCTCGAGATCATCGAGACCGAGCCGGCGCTCCGCGACCGCCTCCGTCAGATCTCGGTGAAGATGCGGAGCGGCTTCCGGGCGCAGGGCCTCGAGGTCGGCTCGGGCAAGGAGACGCCGATCGTTCCCATCTTCATCGGGGATCGCATGAAGACCATGCAGGTCTGGAGGAAGATCCTCGACCGCGGCGTCTTCGTGAACGCGATCGTCGTGCCCGCGGTCGCGCCGGGCCGCGATCTCCTGCGCACGTCCTACATGGCATCCCACAAGGACGAGCAGCTCGACTACATCCTGAAGGTCGTCGAAGAGGTGCACCAGGAGGTCGGCCTGGAGCTGGCCTCCAAGGCCGGCTAG
- a CDS encoding DUF1028 domain-containing protein, producing MRRTVRALFLSVLLALPASAEATFSIVARDSATGDIGVAVQSHYFAVGPIVPWAEPGIGAVATQSLVEVSYGPKGLELMRNGKDAKQALHDLLEEDPHPEVRQVAMVDARGEVASHTGAKCIPDAGDTTGNGYSVQANLMSTNRVWPAMARAYERSNGDLAERLLAALEAGQLAGGDIRGQQSAAIVIVKGKRSNKPWADRIMDLRVEDSPKPIAELRRLVTLWRAYRNVDDGDALVTDGKVEDAMKAYSEAARLAPGNDEILFWQAVTLWKLGREKDATPIFRKVFARGGRRWVELVPRLVPAGLLEDDPASLRRIQALAARAKRAR from the coding sequence ATGCGCCGCACTGTCCGCGCGCTGTTCCTTTCAGTCCTGCTCGCTCTACCCGCGAGCGCCGAGGCGACATTCTCGATCGTGGCGCGCGATTCAGCGACCGGCGACATCGGCGTGGCGGTCCAGTCGCACTATTTCGCCGTCGGCCCGATCGTCCCGTGGGCAGAGCCCGGCATCGGCGCGGTGGCCACCCAGTCGCTGGTCGAGGTGAGCTACGGGCCCAAGGGGCTGGAGCTGATGCGGAACGGGAAGGATGCCAAGCAGGCACTCCACGACCTCCTCGAGGAGGATCCGCACCCCGAGGTGCGGCAGGTGGCGATGGTTGACGCGCGCGGCGAGGTCGCGTCGCACACCGGCGCGAAGTGCATTCCCGACGCGGGCGACACGACCGGGAACGGCTACTCGGTGCAGGCGAACCTCATGTCGACCAACCGGGTCTGGCCCGCGATGGCGCGTGCGTACGAGCGGTCGAACGGCGACCTCGCGGAGCGGCTCCTCGCGGCGCTCGAGGCCGGGCAGCTCGCGGGCGGGGACATCCGCGGCCAGCAGTCCGCCGCGATCGTCATCGTGAAGGGAAAGCGCTCGAACAAGCCCTGGGCCGATCGGATCATGGACCTTCGCGTCGAGGACAGCCCCAAGCCGATCGCCGAGCTCAGGCGCTTGGTCACGCTCTGGCGCGCCTACCGAAACGTCGATGATGGAGACGCGCTCGTCACGGACGGGAAGGTCGAGGACGCGATGAAGGCGTACTCCGAAGCGGCCCGCCTGGCGCCGGGGAACGACGAGATCCTGTTCTGGCAGGCGGTGACCCTCTGGAAGCTTGGCCGCGAGAAGGACGCGACCCCCATCTTTCGCAAGGTATTCGCGCGCGGGGGCCGCCGGTGGGTGGAGCTGGTTCCGCGGCTCGTTCCAGCCGGCCTTCTCGAGGACGACCCCGCGTCGCTCCGCCGCATCCAGGCGCTGGCGGCCCGGGCGAAACGGGCCCGGTAA
- a CDS encoding citrate synthase has product MSERTAPPLSTPSQPKIPYVPGLEGVPAAKSSICWIDGDQGILEYRGYAIETLAEKSTFEETSHMLLWGKLPPRGDLEKFGRDLASNRDVRFRLIDLLKCLPDTGHPMEALQASIAALGMFYPDRDVNKPEDRYNSAVRIIAKAPTLVAAFHRLSHGKDYIPPKEEHSHAANFLYMLTGEDPDPEIARVMDICFILHAEHSMNASTFAGRVTASTLADPYTVVSSAIGALTGPLHGGANEQVIHMLQGIGDPEKARPYIEDLIAKKQKIMGIGHRIYRVKDPRALVLQKLAAQTIAIRGADPLLEVAQEVEKVVAEHLGPKRIYPNVDFYSGVVYTAMGLPAALFTPIFAIARITGWLAHWIEQIQDNRIYRPDQIYTGSHNEPYMPLEERV; this is encoded by the coding sequence ATGTCGGAGCGCACCGCGCCGCCCCTTAGCACGCCCAGCCAGCCCAAGATCCCCTACGTGCCGGGGCTCGAGGGCGTCCCCGCCGCGAAGTCGAGCATCTGCTGGATCGACGGCGACCAGGGAATCCTCGAGTACCGCGGCTATGCTATCGAGACGCTCGCCGAGAAGAGCACGTTCGAGGAAACCTCGCACATGCTCCTCTGGGGGAAGCTCCCGCCGCGCGGCGATCTGGAGAAATTCGGACGCGATCTCGCCTCGAATCGGGACGTTCGGTTCCGGTTGATCGATCTGCTCAAGTGCCTCCCCGATACCGGCCACCCGATGGAGGCGCTCCAGGCTTCGATCGCGGCTCTCGGGATGTTCTATCCCGACCGGGACGTGAACAAGCCGGAGGATCGGTACAACTCCGCGGTGCGGATCATCGCGAAGGCGCCGACGTTGGTCGCCGCGTTTCATCGCTTGAGCCACGGCAAGGACTACATTCCACCCAAGGAAGAGCACTCGCACGCGGCCAACTTCCTCTACATGCTCACGGGCGAGGATCCCGATCCGGAGATCGCGCGCGTGATGGACATCTGCTTCATCCTGCACGCGGAGCACTCCATGAACGCGTCGACCTTTGCCGGAAGGGTGACGGCCTCGACCCTGGCCGATCCCTACACGGTGGTCTCCTCGGCCATCGGCGCCTTGACCGGCCCGCTCCATGGCGGCGCGAACGAGCAGGTGATCCACATGCTCCAGGGAATCGGCGACCCCGAGAAGGCGCGGCCCTACATCGAGGACCTGATCGCCAAGAAGCAGAAGATCATGGGCATCGGGCACCGGATCTACCGCGTGAAGGACCCGCGCGCGCTGGTGCTCCAGAAGCTCGCCGCGCAGACCATCGCGATCCGGGGCGCCGATCCGCTGCTCGAGGTGGCCCAGGAAGTGGAGAAGGTCGTGGCCGAGCATCTGGGACCGAAGCGGATCTACCCGAACGTCGACTTCTACTCCGGCGTGGTCTACACCGCCATGGGACTCCCCGCCGCGCTCTTCACGCCGATCTTCGCGATCGCGCGGATCACCGGCTGGCTGGCCCACTGGATCGAGCAGATCCAGGACAACCGGATCTACCGGCCGGATCAGATCTACACGGGCTCCCACAACGAGCCCTACATGCCGCTGGAGGAGCGGGTCTAA
- a CDS encoding NRDE family protein encodes MAGPLDRADPGQPDLPAGSDLHGLPQRALHAAGGAGLRRSGSALVCTVIVGLQILGPGTLLLGANRDESPDRPTAGPGVLVERPRVVGGRDLVSAGTWLAVREGRFISALMNRRPIPGDKRDPATLRSRGLLCLDAAAQGPPLDAPSAIDPGTGEPHPPRLDFALRLLGAGAYAHCTLVGVGLDSGWAIRGGHGGSPEVTPITTGWHVITHQELDDPDEPRTKWLLERLEGAKPAGVDEAFALLGSLLRRHGEEGEPPVCIHRERFPTVSSSLLALGALGRPRYLHSPGPPCVTPYEDHSSLLA; translated from the coding sequence CTGGCTGGCCCACTGGATCGAGCAGATCCAGGACAACCGGATCTACCGGCCGGATCAGATCTACACGGGCTCCCACAACGAGCCCTACATGCCGCTGGAGGAGCGGGTCTAAGGCGATCCGGGTCCGCCCTCGTGTGCACCGTGATCGTCGGGCTCCAGATTCTAGGGCCCGGAACGCTTCTCCTGGGCGCCAACCGCGACGAATCCCCCGACCGCCCGACAGCGGGCCCGGGAGTCCTCGTCGAGCGACCGCGCGTCGTCGGCGGGCGCGACCTCGTCTCGGCCGGGACGTGGCTCGCGGTGCGCGAGGGCCGATTCATCTCGGCCTTGATGAATCGTCGCCCGATCCCCGGGGACAAGCGCGATCCCGCGACGCTCCGCTCTCGCGGGCTCCTTTGCCTGGACGCTGCCGCCCAGGGCCCTCCGCTCGACGCGCCATCGGCGATCGACCCCGGCACGGGGGAACCACACCCACCCCGCCTCGATTTCGCGCTCCGGCTCCTTGGCGCCGGCGCCTACGCCCATTGCACGCTCGTGGGCGTGGGGCTCGACTCCGGATGGGCAATCCGCGGGGGCCACGGCGGTAGCCCCGAGGTCACCCCGATCACTACGGGGTGGCACGTGATCACGCATCAGGAGCTGGATGATCCGGACGAGCCCCGGACCAAGTGGCTCCTCGAGCGACTCGAGGGGGCAAAGCCGGCGGGCGTCGACGAGGCCTTCGCGCTCTTGGGGAGCCTCCTGCGCCGGCACGGCGAGGAGGGTGAACCGCCTGTCTGCATTCACCGGGAGCGCTTCCCCACCGTATCGAGCAGCCTGCTCGCGCTCGGTGCTTTGGGTAGGCCCCGCTATCTCCACTCCCCCGGCCCACCCTGCGTCACGCCGTACGAGGACCACTCGTCGCTCTTGGCGTAG
- a CDS encoding metal-dependent transcriptional regulator: MPSITHAVEDYLKAIWKLSHQGGGGKVPVGDIAIHLGISAPSVTGMVQKLKGMRLLHYTRYGGVTLTARGRKIALEIVRHHRLWELYLYTRLGVPLERVDKEAERLEHVLSDDMEDLLARALGDPKRDPHGDPIPTKAGAMERLKGVPLSKLKPGDDGTVARVSDRHADKLRYMVSLGLLPGARVLVLERAPFRGPITLKVGNRRCAIDPDLADLVLVTASGPARRARRK, from the coding sequence ATGCCGAGCATTACGCACGCCGTCGAAGACTACCTGAAGGCGATCTGGAAGCTGAGCCACCAGGGTGGGGGCGGGAAGGTCCCGGTGGGGGACATCGCGATCCACCTCGGGATCTCGGCTCCCTCGGTCACCGGTATGGTGCAGAAGCTCAAGGGGATGCGGCTTCTCCACTACACCCGCTACGGCGGAGTCACCCTGACGGCGAGGGGCCGGAAGATCGCGCTCGAGATCGTCCGGCACCATCGACTTTGGGAGCTCTACCTCTACACCAGGCTCGGCGTGCCCCTGGAGCGGGTGGACAAGGAGGCGGAGCGGCTCGAGCATGTCCTGAGCGACGACATGGAGGATCTCCTCGCCCGGGCGCTGGGCGATCCCAAGCGCGACCCGCACGGCGATCCCATTCCCACGAAGGCGGGGGCGATGGAGCGCCTGAAGGGAGTCCCCCTCTCCAAGCTCAAGCCCGGCGACGACGGCACCGTGGCCCGTGTCAGCGACCGGCACGCCGACAAGCTCCGCTACATGGTCTCCCTGGGGCTCCTGCCGGGAGCGCGCGTCTTGGTGCTCGAGCGCGCCCCCTTTCGCGGGCCCATCACGCTCAAGGTGGGGAACCGGCGCTGCGCGATCGACCCCGACCTCGCCGACCTCGTCCTCGTCACCGCATCGGGGCCCGCGCGCCGCGCCAGACGTAAGTAG
- a CDS encoding copper oxidase: MPSRRLLGAGLLAAVALAALLIGPAHLTAQRPPSTPPAPEIGPLARAARDHAVRTLTEFDYGKATPLRDGTSLREYWIEAKHVEVEVAPGVRFPAWTFNGAVPGPTIRCTEGDSIRIHFTNHGTMPHSMHFHGIHRAGMDGVFEQVVPGQTFIYEFRAEPFGLHLYHCHTMPVKMHISRGLFGVFLVDPKQPRPKAREMVMVMNGFDTDLNGEDNEFYTVNGYANVFFRDYPIPVKAGELQRVYLVNMTELDLVNSMHTHATFFHVYPTGTSLTPSLYTDTITLGQGERAILEFSYAYPGRYLFHAHQNEFAELGWLGQFDVKP, encoded by the coding sequence ATGCCGTCTCGCCGCCTTCTGGGCGCGGGCCTCCTGGCGGCCGTCGCGTTGGCCGCGCTCTTGATCGGCCCGGCGCACCTGACCGCGCAGCGCCCCCCGAGCACGCCGCCCGCTCCCGAGATCGGTCCCCTCGCGCGCGCCGCGCGCGACCACGCCGTGCGGACCCTCACCGAATTCGACTACGGCAAGGCAACCCCCCTTCGAGACGGGACCTCGCTGCGCGAGTACTGGATCGAGGCGAAGCACGTCGAGGTGGAGGTGGCGCCCGGCGTGCGCTTCCCCGCCTGGACCTTCAACGGCGCGGTCCCCGGCCCCACGATCCGCTGCACCGAGGGCGACTCGATCCGCATCCACTTCACGAACCACGGGACGATGCCGCACTCCATGCACTTCCACGGCATCCATCGCGCCGGCATGGACGGCGTCTTCGAGCAGGTTGTCCCGGGCCAAACCTTCATCTACGAGTTTCGCGCCGAGCCGTTCGGCCTTCACCTCTACCACTGCCACACGATGCCGGTGAAGATGCACATCTCCCGCGGGCTCTTCGGGGTTTTCCTGGTGGATCCGAAGCAGCCGCGCCCCAAGGCGCGCGAGATGGTCATGGTGATGAACGGCTTCGACACCGACCTGAACGGGGAAGACAACGAGTTCTACACGGTGAACGGCTACGCGAACGTCTTCTTCCGCGATTACCCGATTCCGGTGAAGGCGGGCGAGCTGCAGCGGGTCTACCTCGTCAACATGACCGAGCTCGATCTGGTGAACTCCATGCACACGCACGCGACCTTCTTCCACGTCTATCCGACCGGAACGTCGCTCACGCCCAGCCTCTACACCGACACGATCACGCTGGGCCAGGGAGAGCGCGCGATCCTCGAATTCAGCTACGCCTACCCGGGCCGATACCTCTTCCACGCCCACCAGAACGAGTTCGCCGAGCTCGGCTGGCTGGGCCAGTTCGACGTGAAACCGTGA
- a CDS encoding metal transporter, with translation MTPRPDPGKPPSAARVWLAGMGPLLLVGAMTWWFLSSGVAWLRLGGVPIEKLAIERVVFRPQEIVLKVRNEGPGPLSVGQLLVNDAIWDFSITPGREIGRMKGATLSIPYDWLPGEPYVFTIVSGTGLKHSRTVELATMTPSASPRSFLVFGVLGAYVGVIPVFLGLLWLPFLRAMPRTWMDFWLSLTIGLLLFLGVDTLKESIDILGRVAAYWNGVMLVALGVVGAFFSLNGVGRVLTARSGTAGTGASARPSGMALATLIAIGIGLHNLGEGLAIGAAYTLGEVALGSFLIVGFTLHNTTEGLAILSPLVGGKASLRDLGILGLLGGGPTIIGAWAGAFTYSDPLSLVFLGIGAGAIFQVVRVLARGRAEGGESVIESLSRPQNAAGLLAGFIIMYATSLLVAG, from the coding sequence GTGACGCCGCGTCCCGATCCGGGGAAGCCTCCCTCGGCCGCGCGGGTCTGGCTCGCGGGCATGGGACCGCTCCTTCTCGTGGGCGCGATGACCTGGTGGTTTCTGAGCTCGGGCGTCGCGTGGCTTCGGCTCGGCGGCGTGCCGATCGAGAAGCTGGCGATCGAGCGGGTGGTTTTCCGGCCGCAGGAGATCGTTCTCAAGGTCCGAAACGAGGGGCCGGGCCCGCTCTCCGTGGGCCAGCTCCTCGTGAACGACGCGATCTGGGATTTCTCGATCACCCCCGGCCGCGAGATCGGACGCATGAAGGGGGCTACCCTCTCGATTCCCTACGATTGGCTTCCGGGCGAGCCGTACGTGTTCACGATCGTCTCCGGCACCGGGCTCAAGCACAGCCGCACGGTGGAGCTGGCGACCATGACGCCCTCCGCCTCACCCCGCTCGTTCCTGGTATTCGGGGTGCTCGGCGCGTACGTCGGCGTCATCCCGGTCTTCCTGGGGCTTCTGTGGCTGCCCTTCCTGCGCGCGATGCCGCGGACGTGGATGGACTTCTGGCTCTCGCTCACGATCGGGCTCCTCCTCTTCCTCGGCGTCGACACCCTCAAGGAGTCGATCGATATTCTGGGTCGCGTCGCGGCGTACTGGAACGGCGTGATGCTGGTGGCGCTCGGGGTGGTCGGGGCGTTCTTCTCGCTGAACGGGGTGGGGCGCGTGCTGACGGCGCGCTCGGGCACGGCCGGCACAGGGGCCTCGGCCCGTCCATCGGGAATGGCACTCGCCACGTTGATCGCGATCGGGATCGGGCTTCACAATCTGGGCGAGGGCCTCGCGATCGGCGCGGCCTACACGCTGGGCGAGGTCGCGCTCGGATCGTTCCTGATCGTCGGATTCACGCTCCACAACACGACCGAGGGGCTCGCCATCCTCTCGCCGCTCGTCGGCGGGAAGGCCTCTCTCCGCGACCTCGGGATTCTCGGCCTCCTGGGCGGCGGCCCGACGATCATCGGCGCGTGGGCGGGCGCCTTCACCTACTCGGATCCTCTCTCGCTGGTGTTCCTCGGGATCGGCGCGGGAGCGATCTTCCAGGTGGTGCGGGTGCTGGCTCGCGGAAGGGCCGAAGGGGGCGAATCCGTGATCGAATCGCTCTCGCGGCCCCAGAACGCGGCGGGGCTCCTCGCCGGGTTCATCATCATGTACGCGACGAGCCTCCTCGTCGCGGGCTAA
- a CDS encoding DUF1579 domain-containing protein encodes MKQTSIVLAAALFLALPVLAIGDDSHAAQAQTPQAQTQPPAAQTQPPPAQAQPPAAQTTPPPATTPPPAQEPAKQIQNMMMPGVPPAELKKLSVMKGSWTASMHMYESPMGPEATSPSKASFDWAFNGMHLEGNHQFQMMGKPCYGRSTWGWDPEKQQYQLVWSDAMSPSSYVYYGTFANDNTLVLYTTYMMQGKAVTEKMTFAFSDPDAYTMTIENDMTGQMKTLMEEKGMRAKGGAKTASKGAMKKPAATSTKKSG; translated from the coding sequence ATGAAGCAAACGAGTATCGTCCTCGCGGCCGCGCTTTTCCTGGCGCTGCCCGTGCTCGCGATCGGGGACGATTCGCATGCGGCGCAGGCGCAGACCCCTCAGGCTCAGACGCAGCCGCCCGCGGCCCAGACGCAGCCGCCTCCGGCGCAGGCGCAGCCACCCGCGGCTCAGACCACGCCGCCTCCGGCTACGACTCCTCCTCCCGCGCAGGAGCCCGCGAAGCAGATCCAGAACATGATGATGCCGGGAGTCCCGCCCGCGGAGCTCAAGAAGCTCTCGGTGATGAAGGGGTCGTGGACCGCGAGCATGCACATGTACGAGAGCCCGATGGGCCCCGAGGCCACCTCGCCGTCGAAGGCCAGCTTCGACTGGGCGTTCAACGGAATGCACCTCGAAGGAAATCACCAGTTCCAGATGATGGGAAAGCCGTGCTACGGGCGGTCGACCTGGGGTTGGGATCCGGAGAAGCAGCAGTACCAGCTGGTCTGGTCCGACGCGATGTCTCCCTCATCGTACGTCTACTACGGTACGTTCGCGAACGACAACACGCTGGTCCTCTACACGACCTACATGATGCAGGGCAAGGCCGTGACGGAGAAGATGACCTTCGCGTTCTCCGATCCCGATGCCTACACGATGACGATCGAAAACGACATGACGGGCCAGATGAAGACGTTGATGGAAGAGAAAGGCATGCGGGCGAAGGGCGGAGCCAAGACCGCGTCGAAGGGGGCCATGAAGAAGCCCGCCGCGACGAGCACGAAGAAGTCCGGCTAA
- a CDS encoding ATP-binding cassette domain-containing protein — translation MPASDQNPAIVARNLAKTYGHVEAVRGVSFDVAPGEVVGFLGPNGAGKTTTVRMISCFYPPTAGAASVYGLDVRTKPREVKQMLGICPQEDNLDPDFDVLKNLLVYGRYFGIPGSQIRARAEELLELVQLSDRKKSAIAELSGGMKRRLILARALLNNPRVLILDEPTTGLDPQARHAIWTRIRALRATGVTVVLTTHYMEEAAQLCDRVIVIDNGQVLLEGSPQSLVDREVGRTVVEAWNFDQAFEAFLRGLLGRIELVGDRLYFYPRESDGVERLLDERFPHQERLIRRATLEDVFLKLTGRALRD, via the coding sequence GTGCCCGCCTCCGACCAAAATCCCGCGATCGTCGCGCGCAATCTCGCCAAGACCTACGGACACGTCGAGGCGGTCCGCGGCGTCTCGTTCGACGTCGCGCCCGGCGAGGTGGTCGGCTTCCTGGGTCCGAACGGCGCCGGAAAGACCACGACGGTCCGCATGATCTCCTGCTTCTACCCGCCGACCGCGGGGGCTGCTTCCGTGTACGGCCTGGACGTGCGCACGAAGCCGCGAGAGGTGAAGCAGATGCTCGGGATCTGCCCTCAGGAGGACAACCTCGACCCCGACTTCGACGTGCTCAAGAATCTCCTCGTCTACGGCCGCTATTTCGGGATCCCGGGGAGCCAAATCCGCGCGCGCGCCGAGGAACTGCTCGAGCTGGTCCAACTATCCGACCGGAAAAAGTCGGCGATCGCCGAGCTCTCCGGCGGGATGAAGCGCCGCCTCATCCTCGCGCGCGCGCTCCTCAACAATCCCCGAGTCCTCATCCTCGACGAGCCCACGACCGGGCTCGACCCGCAGGCCCGCCACGCGATCTGGACGCGGATCCGCGCGCTTCGCGCGACGGGCGTGACGGTCGTTCTCACGACCCACTACATGGAGGAGGCCGCGCAGCTCTGCGACCGGGTCATCGTGATCGACAACGGGCAGGTCCTCCTCGAGGGCTCGCCCCAGTCGCTCGTGGATCGGGAGGTCGGACGGACCGTGGTCGAGGCGTGGAACTTCGATCAGGCGTTCGAGGCCTTTCTGCGCGGGCTCCTGGGGCGCATCGAGCTGGTCGGGGACCGGCTCTACTTCTACCCGCGCGAGTCGGACGGCGTGGAGCGGCTCCTGGACGAGCGCTTCCCGCATCAGGAGAGGTTGATCCGCCGGGCCACGCTCGAGGACGTCTTCCTCAAGCTCACGGGCCGCGCGCTTCGGGACTGA
- a CDS encoding ABC transporter permease translates to MRVWQRDADVYFTTWKTEFLPPLLEPILYVFAFGLGLGKLIHEVHYQGRSLGYLPFMAPGVIAIAVMFWAFFETTFSSYVRMYYQKTYDAIVATPLLVEDVILGEILWATTKAVIAATIMLLVLTALRLVAWPSGLLVIPIAAVGGLLFAGLGLVTTSMVKAISQFNVAIFLVIMPMFTFGGTFFPIDILPRWALAVAWCLPLTHISLLTRAAVLGWPHPMAVWSALYVGVAALGLTALALWRMKRRLVP, encoded by the coding sequence ATCCGCGTCTGGCAGCGGGACGCCGACGTCTACTTCACGACCTGGAAGACGGAGTTCCTCCCGCCGCTCCTCGAGCCGATCCTCTACGTGTTCGCCTTCGGCCTGGGCCTGGGCAAGCTGATCCACGAGGTGCACTACCAGGGGCGCTCGCTGGGATACCTCCCGTTCATGGCGCCCGGGGTCATCGCGATCGCGGTCATGTTCTGGGCCTTCTTCGAGACCACGTTCTCGTCTTACGTCCGGATGTACTACCAGAAGACCTACGACGCGATCGTCGCGACGCCGCTCCTCGTGGAAGACGTGATCCTTGGCGAGATCCTCTGGGCCACGACCAAGGCGGTGATCGCGGCCACCATCATGCTCCTGGTGCTGACGGCGCTACGGCTCGTGGCCTGGCCGAGCGGGCTCCTCGTGATTCCGATCGCGGCGGTCGGGGGGCTTCTCTTCGCGGGATTGGGGCTGGTCACGACGTCGATGGTGAAGGCGATCTCTCAGTTCAACGTCGCGATCTTCCTGGTCATCATGCCGATGTTCACGTTCGGCGGCACGTTCTTCCCCATCGACATCCTGCCGCGGTGGGCGCTCGCCGTCGCGTGGTGCCTTCCCCTCACCCACATCTCGCTCCTGACGCGCGCGGCGGTTCTGGGATGGCCGCATCCGATGGCGGTGTGGAGCGCCCTCTACGTGGGGGTGGCCGCGCTAGGGTTGACCGCCCTCGCCCTCTGGCGGATGAAGCGCCGGCTCGTCCCCTAG
- a CDS encoding RNA polymerase sigma factor, giving the protein MTPPRPDRSAFTDDELVRLVCGGETDAFAEIVRRTRRSAYLLARRITRNHEDADDVVQESYVKAFRALDRFDSGAAIAPWLLTIVARTALSSLRSTKRRAASSLDDPGPDGGVSLAERTADPGSDPEAVDRRLEVERAFGRLSEEHRAILAMRVDGDLSYASIAEALGIPIGTVMSRLARARESLVEQMGKFRKVL; this is encoded by the coding sequence ATGACCCCACCGCGGCCCGATCGGTCAGCCTTCACCGACGACGAGCTGGTCCGGCTCGTGTGCGGCGGCGAAACGGACGCGTTCGCCGAGATCGTGCGTCGCACGCGCCGCTCCGCCTATCTCCTCGCGCGCCGGATCACCCGCAATCACGAGGACGCCGACGACGTGGTCCAGGAAAGCTACGTAAAGGCATTCCGCGCGCTCGACCGATTCGATTCGGGCGCCGCGATCGCGCCGTGGCTTCTGACGATCGTGGCGCGCACGGCGCTCTCCTCGCTCCGCTCGACGAAGCGGCGCGCCGCTTCGTCGTTGGATGACCCCGGCCCGGACGGCGGCGTCTCCCTCGCGGAGCGGACCGCTGACCCCGGCTCGGATCCGGAGGCGGTCGATCGGCGGTTGGAGGTCGAGCGGGCGTTCGGGCGGCTCTCGGAGGAGCACCGCGCGATCCTCGCGATGCGGGTCGACGGGGACCTCTCGTACGCGTCGATCGCGGAAGCCCTCGGGATTCCGATCGGAACCGTCATGTCCCGGCTCGCGCGGGCTCGGGAATCCCTGGTCGAGCAAATGGGCAAGTTCAGAAAGGTCCTATGA